One window of Mediterraneibacter gnavus ATCC 29149 genomic DNA carries:
- a CDS encoding transposase → MSILISIFISGYHGKTTDFAKNSSCHRMTIAHFLNSRKWDDSLLSDTLKCSVIEIIYSEAARTGKPVFCIVDDTIASKTKPSSQALHPIEDAYFHQSHLKGKQDYGHQAVAVMLSCNGIVLNYAFVMYNNSISKIDIVQSIAKELPVPPVMSYFLCDCWYVSEKIINTFAQRGFHTIGALKTNRLLYPSGMKKKLRELAAELSVTHREFDLVTVKKRNDYVYRYEGNLNGIENAVVLLSYPEKAFGNPKALRAFISTNAALSTQEILSWYVCRWPIEVFFRQCKEKLALDGYQIRSA, encoded by the coding sequence ATGAGCATCCTGATTAGCATATTTATTTCAGGATATCATGGAAAAACCACGGACTTTGCTAAAAACAGTTCCTGCCACAGAATGACGATTGCCCATTTTCTCAATTCCAGAAAATGGGATGATTCCTTACTTTCAGATACGTTAAAATGCTCTGTCATTGAGATTATTTATTCAGAAGCAGCACGCACCGGAAAGCCTGTTTTCTGTATTGTGGACGATACGATCGCTTCAAAGACAAAGCCTTCGTCACAGGCTTTACATCCGATTGAAGATGCGTATTTTCACCAATCCCATTTAAAGGGAAAACAGGATTACGGGCATCAGGCAGTTGCTGTTATGCTTTCCTGCAATGGCATTGTTCTGAACTATGCTTTTGTAATGTACAATAACTCCATTTCCAAGATTGACATTGTACAAAGCATTGCAAAGGAGCTGCCTGTTCCACCGGTAATGTCCTATTTTCTTTGTGACTGCTGGTATGTTTCTGAAAAGATAATCAATACCTTTGCACAGAGAGGGTTCCATACCATCGGTGCTTTGAAAACAAACCGTTTGCTGTATCCATCGGGAATGAAAAAGAAACTTCGTGAACTGGCCGCCGAATTGTCTGTTACACATCGTGAATTTGACCTTGTGACAGTCAAAAAACGAAACGATTATGTGTACCGGTACGAGGGAAACCTCAACGGCATAGAAAATGCGGTAGTTCTTTTGAGTTATCCGGAAAAAGCATTTGGTAATCCCAAAGCATTGCGTGCTTTCATCAGTACAAACGCAGCCCTATCTACACAGGAGATTCTTTCCTG